Part of the Chanos chanos chromosome 5, fChaCha1.1, whole genome shotgun sequence genome, CAGAAGAAACACCTCTACATTAAACCTCATAATCTTGAGTATAGTTTAGAATATTATTAGTATAtattagtttagtttagtgtatATTTACTGAATGCAGTGGAGGCTAAATCCTAACCAGATGGCTGTGCTCTCTGAGTAGGCCATCGGAGCAACGTTTGCTGCCATGATTGGAGCTGGAATGTTGGTCAGATCGATCTCGTACGAGCACAGTCCTGTACCTAAACACCTCGCCTGGATGTTACATGCAGGTATGTGGCTAAGCGCTCTCTGACAATTCAGCTGTTCTATGTGGGGTTATTTAATGTAGTGCAGTGTTTGGCAAATATTGTCTACTACTAGATGGCAGTATTGCACAGCATAGTTAATTTGGGAAGAGCACGGGGCCCAGCAGAATTCTACCTCAGAGTGAGTGGTTATCACAGAGATGAAGCATGGAGTACAGATAAATAGTAATGGAATAATTACAGAGAATGGGTGTTGTGAACTGCTGTTGGTAAAATATGAACTGTTGAATATTAATCGAGAATTCAACTAAAAGGCTTTTCATAGGGGTCTTATGAGCAGCATGAGAGGTCTTATGAGTAGTAGCCAGACATGAGAAGCTGTGATGTCTAATGATGTACATTAAATTACTTTTAGTAAGCTGTTAAACATgtgctctcctgtgtgtgtgtgtgtgtgtaggcgtgaTGGGGGCTGTCATTGCTCCTCTCACTCTGCTGGGCGGGCCCCTGATGATGCGCGCGGCCTGGTACACTGCAGGCATTGTGGGAGGTCTGTCCACCGTGGCCATGTGTGCTCCCAGTGAGAAGTTCCTCAACATGGGCGGCCCACTCGCCGTTGGGTTTGGGGTGGTCTTCGCCTCCTCATTAGGTACACAAAAGCTTACAAACAAAGCATAACCTGTCTGCTGAAATCAGATTCTAAGAAGTGACTTATAATGTTGatcatgaatgtgtttttagtgATGTAACAATAATGGTAATAAAGTTTGTTTATAATAAGATCATTTGAAGATATACTTATTTAATTAACTCCTACTGCAGTTAGTCAGCTGCTTGGTAATTATGTTATTGAATTGTTTATAGTTTAATAAACATAAGTGCCTTAATGTCATTCTTAACTGTGCAGCTACATCAAAAAAGTCACATACAAAGCACAGGAGTAAGTGTTCTTGAGCATGCTGCATTGGCTTCCACAGGGTCCATGTTCCTGCCCCCCACCTCTGCATTCGGAGCTGGGCTGTATTCTGTTGCCGTGTATGGAGGACTGGTGTTATTCAGCATGTTCCTGCTTTACGACACACAGAAAGTCATCAAACGCGCTGAGTCCTACCCCGTCTATGGAGTACAGAAATATGACCCCATCAATGCGTAAGCCACCTCACATTTTCCACTGTGAGAGGAATGAATAACAACAGCTAAGACAGGACACATTAATGACCAGAGCAAGCAGTATCAGTAAAACTTAGTTTGGTTCAATGTCTGTATTTCCTAATCCTGCTTCTGGACACTAACAGTTCTGTAATTTCTATAACACACCTGCTATAGCTATATATAAGGCTTTGTACTAGCTGTTGAGTTGAATCACATGTAGGGGGAACAGGGAGAGGTCTGGAATCTGCAGTGCTGTGGTTCTCCAGTAGCAGGACTGGGAAACATATGCCTGATAAATGAGATATGACTAACACTCTAAGAGAATGCGTAACGGTCCATTCGAGTCCATTCTGTTcggtgtctgagtgtttgtttcttctctcacaGGTGTATGGGTATTTACATGGACACACTCAACATCTTCATGAGGCTGGTGATGATTCTGGCCAACGGTGGCAGTGGCCGGAGGAAGTGAGCAGAAAAAGTGGGAGGAGACTACAAACTTGaggactgatttttttttttggaagaggaGGGGGATGAAAGGAAAGATTGAAACCCTCAAACAGCACTTAGCTTTTACCGTTCTAAAGCAAGTACATGTCAATGCCAGGCCAAAGACAAACCTCTGCTTAAACACTTAGGTTAGTGAGACAGAAACCTATTTTACTCGTGGGCACAATGAGGGTGCAGTCTCCAACAAAATATCTCTCACCATTTGTAAAAAGGGAGTGATTCAGTCCTCCTTTCAGAGTAAAAGTACAGTGTATATGATTACTAAATATGAGGGGACACAGAATAATGCGTCTGATCTAAGCCTGCAATCACCCATTTAATCTAAGTTCAGGCAATCATTATTGTCAGGTATATTTTTCTaccttatttattttaaagattaAAGTGTTCTCAGTAGTCATTCTTTACATTGGAATAACATCAGGGGAGATGAGGATGAAGTTTGTAACACTTTTCTCCAGTGCTTTGTTAAGTTGTATGAAGAATGATGGTGAATGCAGTTTCATTTATAGTGCACTCTGTGACATTCAGCGACAGCAGATGAAGCAGTTAATATTTCCCATTGGTGAATTAAACTGATTGTTACATTTATGGttcagtaataaaaataaatatgcactCAAATGTGTCTTGGCATGAataatgtgtgtggtttttttatttattttgttttgctttgctttgtttttgctgcgtgtgtttttacacacagagatgataaTGTATaatttacacacagagatatttaGCAGAACGCATCATGTAAATTCACTCACctaacatttcccacttagctGTTATAAATGTTAAAAGTTGATTTAAtgatatgaatataaacatacAACTTAATGTCACCAAAGGAGGTGGTTCTCACTGCTTATATCACGCAATGTGAAATTTGCATCGGTAAGCTAGCGTGCATGCGACCGGGTCGTAGCGTATTGCATGACACATAGCCTACTGTCGTCTGCGAAGCTCTCTGAACTGCCATGGACAAGTAACACTTACACAATGCACAAAAAGTCTAGTCTGAGCACGTGGTTTACCGGTACAGTACAGCATGCATACCGAGACACCCCTGTCACTTCTGTTGTAATTCGGGTTACTGATGTGGTATCAGGTTTGTCATTAGtggtatttatatttatatatgttaaATTTTTGTAAGTCATTCGTTGGCATAACTTACAGATTTTGTCATGTGAAACCTCACTTATAGGGATATCCCGGTTTGGTAAAGGTAAAGTTTTCTCAGACTCCGATGAATGTAGGCTTAATGCATATGTATACTGTGTATCTGGGGAATGGACAATACTCTTCCATATGCAACAAGACATATATTAAATCTCATATCCATGTCGATGTTATTATCACTGTGCAATCATATGTCACATTTTTTATCTCCGgtttcaaattcaaaatcacGTTTCCTTAAATTCCCACACCGTATGGTTTGCTTGAAGCTTGAAGATTGTGCAACTTGAGGGTTGTGTTTGTATAAACACACTCTGAAGCTGCTGCTTGATAGGGATACATTTTGATGTCTGGCTGGATGGGATCTGAGCCCCGCTAGCTGTGCTTAATGCAACACAATAAGATAAACTCTTGTTAAAAGCCATTGACATCCACCATCTGTAAGCCTCATTCCTGCTCTTATGCCGGACAATATTAGAAAACGATACAATTGACATCAAGTCCCTTAGGCACACAGATTCAGGCGAAACCACGAGTCACACATAAAAGTACAAAAATTGTCGCCAAATAAGAACTTGTTAAATTCGCAAAGTAAGTGCGCCATTCCTCCAGTATCTTAACATTGCCAATTATCTCGAGccagtgtgtgtacatgccaCCTCTGATCTTTAACTGTCCTCTCAGTGCCCTGTTGGAGTACATACCGGGACAGCAGGCCTACCTTACATTTCCCAGCAGACTGACTGGCCCCACGGGGCAGCAGATGACAAAGGATTAGCTAAAGCCTCTTGTCCGCCATCTGCCTACTCCTCTAAAATTAAAGCCGCAAACCAGGCCATGGACAACAGATGCCAACATCTGCATGCGCCCAGGTGTATTATTAAAAACAGATACATGTGAAATGTCTGCTGCTTATTCTGTGTAATCTCAGACGTTGGGCACGCTATTAGTGCTACTTAAGGCACTtcttaaaaatgtgaaatgatatTGTGAATTTTCCGTTTGAAATGGGggtaaaacattaatatttctGAGAGGGGATTGTAGTATAATTTAAGCAGCGAGCCCTTTATAATCTGAGTCCGATTTTGAATCTGAGCTGTCTGCTCGGCGATTGTCAAACCATCATATCATTGAtttctcaccactagagggagcagttgtttttgtttacgtTGTGATGTTGCGACCCTCTCCTGAAATCTATACGTAGATACGAAATCTTGGCAGAATCTATACTGCGTTGTCTAAGGGTTGTTTCTGTTATACAGTGACTTTTCTGTCCCTTTGATTTAATTAGTCATATTGTCTCTAAAACGAGTCACATATTTATAACAAATgcattaaattatatatttaggTCTTCTTTATCACTTAAACAGAGATAATAGACATTATAAATACTATTTTGTATTTTACACACCTTTTTACTGTTACATGCATTTTATCATGTCCTCAGTGCAAAGTAGGCAGCTTCCACAAGAACAGTAAACCATGAAATGATAGAAACCTCAAAATATTCTTTAATTATGTTATAGACCAGGCTAAACTGCCTCTAATCATACATATAAATCAGGTAAAAGTATGGTATGCAAAAAAGACTGCAATTCTATTGAGACCATTTTCAGGGAGTGATATAATTTCTTTTCTGGCTGGAATTCAACTGTGCAAACTGAGGTAAGCTTCAACTGTCATTCCtacctttttttcagtttttgaaatgttatCCGGCTTGTCACACTCTTAAAGTTCCACCCTGTTAGGCTATTCTACGGAGTATGTTTGTCTGACcaaaaaaattttaaaacatatcTGACATAGTTATAAAAGTTCTGTTTATCGGTAGAGGGATAGCTAGCTAAATGTCCTTCACTCAAAGAGCTATGGGTACCTTAGCTCAAAATGTTCCACCCTATTAGATTCCACCCTGTTAGGTCTATAAAACCTAACAGGGTGGAATGTGACCTTAACAGAAATCCCAATAGAATAAATTGTAATGTACGTATATTGCAAATAATATGGGATATATagtacgtgtgtatatataaggtacataatacagtataatacagtataaattgTATagctgaaaaataatgaaatgatataTATTTGTTAGGAGATGGCACCGCCATTTGAGTTGCAGCATCGCTACATGGCAGATGCAGaccctgagaggagagaagagtaCACTATATGGCCAAAAGCATGTGGACACCCCTCAGAATTAACAAGTTCAGGTGTTCCAGCCACACCAATTTTTAACAGGTGCATAAAATCAAGAACACGGCCATGCAATCTCCATAAACAAACCTTGAAAGTAGAATTAGTCGTACTAGAGAGCTCAGTGACTTTAAATGCGGTACTGTCATAGGATGCCATCTTTGCCACGAGTCGGTTCACAAAATTTCTGCCCTGCTAGATCTGCCCCTGTCAACTGTAAGTGCTATTATTGTCAAGTGGAAGCGTCTAGGAGCAACAACAGCTCGGCCATGAAGCAGTGGACCACACAAACTTATAGAGCGGGGCTGCTGAGTGCTGAAGTGCATAGCACATAAAACTCACCTGTCCTCTGTTGAATCACTTACTACTGTTTCTGGCTGCAACATCAGCACAAGAACTGTGCGTCGGGAGCTTCATGAAATGAGTTTCCATGGCCAGGCAGCTGCACACAAGCCCAACATCACCATCTGCAATGCCAAGCGATGGCTGGAGTGGTGCAAAGCAAGCAGCCATTGGACTCTGGAGCAGTGGAAACGCATTCTCTGGAGTTATGAATCACACTTCACTATCGCGCAATCTGTGTTGGGCGGATCGCTGCCTGACAAGTATGACAAGTGCCTACTGTAAAGTTTGGTGCAGGAGGGATACTTTTCTGGGGCTGTTTTTCAGGGTTTAGGCTAGACCCCTGTTCCAGTGAAGGGTAACATTAATGCTACAgcatacaaagacattttggACAATTGTATGCTTCCAACTTTGTGGCAACAGTTTTGGGAAGGCCCTTTCCTGTTCCAGCATGACTGTACCCCTGTGCACAAGGCAGTGTCCATAAAGACATGGTTTTATGAGTCTGGAGTGGAGGAACTCCAGTGGCCTGCATAGAGCCCTGACCTCAGCCCCACTGAACACCTTTGGGATGAATTAGAACGCCGATTGCGAGCCAGGGagaaaaataattgttttgaaACAGTATTATATAGGTGCAGTCCAACACATTACAGGTGGCAAAGCATGTAGGACAATGAGGGAAGACTCATCCACTGTTAGATCCTGTTATCACTGGTGTAGCACCCTGTTATACTCTGTTCCACCCTGTTATGCTCCATTTCACCCTGTTAGacaatacatttataaataatgaTTTGACAGCAACATTAAATGTTTGGCATATTCTTGTGTTATTTTGGGAGATGAAGAGCATtaacagcatatatatatatatatatatatatatatatatatatatatgtttttgtgcAAAGTTTTGGTATTATTTACCATCCTGTCGGCAAAAATGGGTCCAAAAAAGTACCGGTTTCTAATAATCAAGACATGTTCAATTCATCGataattgttttgttattgttaaaagaatgaaaagtacTATGATGGCATAAGGGACATGAACTATCCAAGAAAAGCTCATCATTGTTTAACATGTACATTGTTAACATTTTGTGATAACTATGTATATGTCCCTAACAGGGTGGAACACTTTCATGGCCCGTGTCTGAACAAACTACCCATAATTATTATATTTTGAGGACCTGAGCTTGGCCAATAAGTATTCCTAATagttaaacatgtcattattTTGATAGAATgctaaaaacatgaaaaacgtgtaattttttttcccccctaaaatTATGAAGCCAAAATTTTACTGGATAACAggaactcactcactcactcattatctaagccgcttatcctaattagggacgcggggagtgctggagcctatcccagcactcatagggcgaaaggcgaggaaacaccctggacaggttgccagtccctCTCAGGGATAACAGGAACGATCCCGATAAATCCTATTGTTGTGACACTTCGGTCCTTATCTGCTGGTAAAATATTTTAGTCGTACACTGTTACCGTGCATGCCAGCATACCTCCTCAGCCAGGTGGAACCAAGCAGTGATGAAGGTGCTAATGTATTGGCTGTTATTTGACTCAATTAAGGAGTCTGTGTAGGAGTGCTGCCTGAGACTGGCAAGCATCGATGCTTTAGGGCATCATTTGGATGGTGATACTGTTAGAGCAGTATGGAGACAAAGGCTAAGCATGCTTGTTGCATTTGCAATATAAACTAAGGAGGGGGGGGTCTGGAAAAGTCAGTAAGGTCAATAAGGTCAATAAGTGATCTAAAGAATGGATGTAAATTTAGCACAGACTACTGGATGTAACACAGATTATGTAGGctaatcatttttaaagaccACACagaccctcactcacacactcacacacacacacacacacacacacacacacacacacacacacacacaggcagtgaatAAGGAATATGTCATGTATTCAGGAGAAAACTTTTCCTGCTTCAGTAATGAGaataatatttctcattcacttTACTCAGACTGTAAACATACCCATTCATTCTGAGCAGTTAACGATTCTCTACTACACAACAAGGATTAGAAAGGCCAGATCAAGATAATGGAATTTTAGGTTAACCCTTTAATGCAAGgattccatgtgtgtgtgtttgtgtgtgtgtttgtgtgtgtgtttgtgtgtgtgtttatgacatctTGTTCCACTGTTTAGTCTATCAGTAAGATAATGACAGTTCTACCTTTGGACCTGTttacaaagtcaaatcaaaaacCCCATTTTTTCTGGTAGACAGAACCAATCTAATTTTTAGTCAAAATTATTGTCATTCCAACTCTTTTTAAGAAGAAGATTCATTTCAATATCATAAAACAtcataaataacataaatatcAGTGAAATGAGATGCACGTTTTTTAATCTCAAACTTTTAACACTTGAAATTTTCCAATGGTGAAGTAATCAATGTTTATCAAAAATATCTACATTTTAAGTAACTGCTGCACTCTGACTATATGTACTTGGTATGTAagcgtgaaaagaaaaaaaaactagatgaatgaatggatgacaTCAGAGCGTATCGAGACTCTGTAGTGGACTTGTTTACCTGGCAACCACTCATATTTTCAGAGGTGCTGGGGTGCATGCAATTGGCAGTTCTTTGACTCCTGGGCAAGGACGTCACACTTTATTTTTATACCTGTTAAGTGCACGTGATTGTTCCTCTGATGGGGTGTAACGTCAGAAACCTGCATGTCATCTTCACACCTAGCTGGGAGCAGATGAGTCATATTTGTTCAAGAGCAGAGGCTAaactaggtttttttttttaacttttttgttttgttttgttttatttatttgtttttgtttgtttgtgttttttcctcattttaatgtgcGACTTGTGTAATTGGATATAGTAGAGTTTTATAAGACATagtttgttttaaagattttaaagcCCATTTAATGTGTTTAGTTTAGCCTAACTTAATATTTAACCAAGCTGCCATCTACTGCTCACaaccaaacaaatcaacagtAAGATATCTATTGTGTGACATGCTGTAGTAGAACCTGCCATTTCTCTTCTGAAGCTATAAGAGTGACCAGAGTTCTTCTCTCTTCTGAAGCTATAAGAGTGACCAGAGTTCTTCTCTCTTCTGAAGCTATAAGAGTGACCAGAGTTCTTCTCTCTTCTGAAGTGTAAACacaggtgggagagagagcttAACGGTAGTGTAATacatagttttgagggcaaaaCTGGGCAAAGCTTCCCCTGACCGGGTGCCAGAGTTAAGCTGTGTGTTTAGGTTACGTAGGGCTAGAGCTGATGGACCACAATATCAGAGTTCACAGGTTAACCTAACAAGTTCAGTTCCCAAGCACGTGAGTTGGCAAGCACAAACGAAAGTCTTAAGATGCTGGGAGAGCACTTTCGATGGAATTTTCTGGATGCGGGTTCCCAGTGTGGTCTAGCTTCTCTGTATTCTGTTCTCTGTAATGTTTGATATAGTATTGATTCTGACAAGACCATGGTCTGAACACATCTTGTGGTCCCTAGcaattttctccctctcattttccctc contains:
- the ghitm gene encoding growth hormone-inducible transmembrane protein; protein product: MLVARLACLRSFPVTGLRSALVQGSPVLRSSSLKPFQIPQQGFSSRARFGFRRTKTSKEQLQQAAFEPATETAIKIDNMGRMVLAGGAVLGMGALCYYGLGMSNEIGAIEKAVIWPQYVKDRIHSTYMYFAGSVGLTALSAVAVSRTPALMGLMMGGSWLAIGATFAAMIGAGMLVRSISYEHSPVPKHLAWMLHAGVMGAVIAPLTLLGGPLMMRAAWYTAGIVGGLSTVAMCAPSEKFLNMGGPLAVGFGVVFASSLGSMFLPPTSAFGAGLYSVAVYGGLVLFSMFLLYDTQKVIKRAESYPVYGVQKYDPINACMGIYMDTLNIFMRLVMILANGGSGRRK